CCGCGGTCCCGCGACCTCGACGCCCTCGTGCTCGAGCCTGGGGGTGCCGAGCAGCCGGACAACCCATCCCATGTCGGCTCCTTGGTGACCTGGCCAGTGTCTCAGGCCCTGGGCCCGGCGGGAAGGTCCAGGCGTCGGGCCGCGACTGCGAACTCCCGCTGGCGCACCGCCAACGGCACGTCGCGGCGGTCGGGGGCCAGGTCGCGGTGGCCTGTTCGTTCCGTGATCGTGGCGGTGATCGCAGCCACCGCGCGCCGCGCGTCGGGGGTGTCCGCCAGTTCGGCGATCTCGGCGGCGATGGCGAAGAAGTCGCCGATGCCACCGCCCACGGGGCGAAGGGACGTCTCGGGCGGTGGGGCTTGAACGGTCACTGCTGTCATGGCGCTACCTCCTGTGTGGCAGCACCGTGGCCCTGCACCGTGTGACGGGCCGTGGTACGGCTCGCAGCGCGAGATGTCCCGCATCCGACCCCTGCAGGAACCGGGGTGAACAAGCTCGCGACCGCCAGCGGTCTCTGCACGGTGTCGAGCACGGCGGTCAGGGTCCGCTTCTGCGACGGTGCGCCTGACAGTTGTCGGACCGCGGCAACCTTCAACGGGGGTCGCACGAGCAAACCAGCGCCGGTCGGCGTGTCGGCGTCAGAGCCGGGCTCGTCGTGCTACGAAAACTCAATCGCTCCCCTCGTCGGTCATGGCGGAGCCTCCACGAACTGTGCGACGGTCTCGCACCAGCCGCGCAGCTCGTCGGCGGTGGGGGGCAGCTCGTAGGCGTGCACGTGGCAGGCCTGGCTGAGCCGGCCCCACGCGTGCTCGACGGCGATGGCGAGGTCCCGGTCGTGCAGCCTGCGCAGACACAGCAGCTGCGCCCGCGTGCTCGTGCAGTCACCGAGGGCGCCGTCGCGCGCGCCGCACACCTCGTCGAGGCGCACCTCCAGGGCCTGGCGGGCCAGCAGCGCCGTGGCGCGCGGCCACCGCCCGGCGGTCGCCGGATCAGCGCGATCGATCAGGTCGCGTGCCTGGGCGAGCAGCCAGCCGCCTCCAACGCCGCGCGGCAAAAGCCCGGCACGACCCGGTTGGCCACACCCTCGCCGAGGTCGTCGGTGCTGGCCAGCACCCGCGCGTCGCCGAGCAGGCGGGACACGGGGTCGTCCACCTCGCGGATCTCCACGACGGATTCGGCCCGCCGGGTGACCTCCAGCACGCGGGCGGGCAGGTCGAGGCGACGTACCGCGTCGGCGAGCCGCTCGTCGTGGGTGAACACCACCACCTGCCGACGCTGGGCGACGCGGGCGAGGACGCAGGCGAGGCCGTCGATGCGGGCAGGGTCCATCGACTGGACGGGGTCGTCGACCACGAGGAACCGGAAGGGGCTTTCGGGCAGCGTCGCGCGCGGCAGGAACAGGCTCAGCGCGAGCGCGTGCAGCTCGCCCTGGCTCATGACCCCAAGCGCCGCGCCGGGCACCCCGTCCACGGTCACGTCCAGCGCCACGCGCCGGCGGGGCCCGCCGCCCTCGAGCACGACCTTGCCGAGCTCGACGTTGCTGTGCTGGCGCAGGGTCTGCCAGTGGGCCGCGCACGCGTCGGCGATGGGCCCGAACCGCGCGTCACGCACGACCGCGGTGGTGTCCTTCAGCCAGGCCTCGGCGGCCTTAAGGCCAGTGAGCTGCTCGGCGCCGGCCTCCGCGTCCAGCGCGCGGGGAAGCCATGCGGCCAGCTCACGGGCCAGCGGCCGCCACGCCTCCTGGCGGCGTTCCAGCTCCCCGGCTGCCAGCGTGCGCACCTGCTGCAGCGAGTCGTGCAGGGCGGGAAGGCTCGACTCGATGTGGTCGGCCAGCTGACCGGGACCCTCGCGGTGCTCCCACCCGTCCCACCAGTGCTGCCAGTCGCGGGCGGTGCTGCCGGTCTCCACACCCAGATGCAGCGCCTCCTGCAGCACCGGCGGGGGCAGATCGATGAGCTCCTCAGCCCGGCGCAGCGCGCGCTCGACAGCGGTTTGGGCCTGCGTCGCCTCGCCGGCCGCGGCCCGCAGCCGCGCCGCCTCGGCGAGCGTGTCGGCATGCCAAGCGGCATCCAGCGCGCCCTGGCGGCCGCAGACCGGGCAGTCGCCGTCGCCCCGGTGGTCGTGCAGCTCCAGTGCACGCTCGAGCAGGCCGGCGAGGCGTTCGGCGTCGGCGGCGTCCGTGCCGGCCACCGCGGCCAGGCGCCTGGCGGCCTGGCGAAGGCCGTTGGCCACGGACTCGGCGCGGGCCAGGTCAGGCGCGTGCAGGCTCGCCAGAGCCCCCAGCAGCGCGAGCTCCCCGGCCGCAGCCTCGCCACCACCATCGACGACGAGGCGCTCGACGGCGTCGAGCTGCCAGGACCGGCCGCTCAGCGCCTCGGCTGCGGCCCCGGCGCGCGGGTCGTCGGAGCCGGCCAGCTTGTCCTGCAGGTCCTTGGCCGCGTCCCTGGCCTGCTTGACCAGACGTTCGCGTTCCAGGCGGGCCTGCCGGAGTCGTTCGCTCGCAGCGTTGAGGTCGTCGACGCCGAGGATGACCTCCAGGGCGTCGTACAGCTTGGAGGGACCCTCGTCGAGCATCGAGCCCAGCTCGTTGTAGGACAGGAACGGGCGGTAGGCCGTGAGCGGCTCGGCCCAGGCCAGCGCGTCGAGGTCCTCTCGGGGTTGGCCGTAGCGCTGCACCGCGGTGACCGCGTCCTCCAGATCGGCATCCGCCGACCAGCTGCGGGCGACGGTGGTCGACCCGGTCACGCCCTCCTCGACGAGTTCTGCTGCGACGCGGGCGGTGCGGTGGTGCAGGTTGCGCCAGCCCTCCCGCCACGCCCGAGACCGGTCCCGCCACCGCAGGTTGTGGCCCGTCAGCAGGAGCTCCAAGCCCTCCGCGAAGCTCGACTTGCCCGACCCGTTGCGGCCCAGCACGAGGGTGAAGCCCGGGCCCGGGGTGAGCTCGAGCGTCTGCGCCTGCCCCACCCCACGGAACCCCTCCACGGTCACCGACCGCAGGAAGGCGCCGGCGGGCTCGGGCCGCTCGGCGGCCTCGACGACGTCAGGACGCGCGATCGGCTCGTCGCGCAGCACCGTCGCGAGGTCGGCGTCGCCCTGGCAGGCGGCGAACACCAGCAGCCGCGCCTGCTCATCCAGCGCCTCGTCGGCGTCCAGCCGGCGGAGAACCTCACCCAGTAGCGCCTCGTCCACCCTTGTCACCCCCCACGGGTCGCCCCGGAGGGATGGTGCCAGGTGCGTGTGACGTGGGGAAGTGCTGCCGGTGGGACAGCCGCCGGGGCCGTAGCCGAACCGCCCTGCACCGGGCGCTGCACCCCCCGCAAGATGCACAAGCTCGACCTGACGGCGATGGACGTGAACACCGTGATCCAGCGTGACGACGTCACCGAGCGCTACGCCGGGCGAGCGGGGGGTGCTGTACGGCGTCGTACGCGGCCGGGAGATCCGACCGAGTTGTACGAGGAAGCGCCGTCACGCCCGGGGCTGATGCTGCATGCACGTCACAGGGTCCCGCTATGGTGGATTCCAGCTCAAGAGAGAGCGGCTGTCGGTACCTGGCCGGCCGTTCCAGCTCCCCCGCCGACTCGCGTCCGGGGTGCTCCAGGGAAAGAGCGG
This Egibacteraceae bacterium DNA region includes the following protein-coding sequences:
- a CDS encoding AAA family ATPase; protein product: MDEALLGEVLRRLDADEALDEQARLLVFAACQGDADLATVLRDEPIARPDVVEAAERPEPAGAFLRSVTVEGFRGVGQAQTLELTPGPGFTLVLGRNGSGKSSFAEGLELLLTGHNLRWRDRSRAWREGWRNLHHRTARVAAELVEEGVTGSTTVARSWSADADLEDAVTAVQRYGQPREDLDALAWAEPLTAYRPFLSYNELGSMLDEGPSKLYDALEVILGVDDLNAASERLRQARLERERLVKQARDAAKDLQDKLAGSDDPRAGAAAEALSGRSWQLDAVERLVVDGGGEAAAGELALLGALASLHAPDLARAESVANGLRQAARRLAAVAGTDAADAERLAGLLERALELHDHRGDGDCPVCGRQGALDAAWHADTLAEAARLRAAAGEATQAQTAVERALRRAEELIDLPPPVLQEALHLGVETGSTARDWQHWWDGWEHREGPGQLADHIESSLPALHDSLQQVRTLAAGELERRQEAWRPLARELAAWLPRALDAEAGAEQLTGLKAAEAWLKDTTAVVRDARFGPIADACAAHWQTLRQHSNVELGKVVLEGGGPRRRVALDVTVDGVPGAALGVMSQGELHALALSLFLPRATLPESPFRFLVVDDPVQSMDPARIDGLACVLARVAQRRQVVVFTHDERLADAVRRLDLPARVLEVTRRAESVVEIREVDDPVSRLLGDARVLASTDDLGEGVANRVVPGFCRAALEAAGCSPRHAT